The nucleotide sequence TCCTCCCCTGTTCACCTCTGGAGTAGGAAAGGTTCAACTATGGTAATGTGGCTCCAGCTGTTTCTTTTTAGTCCTGCTCTCCTGTTTTAACCTTATATAagtaggcctttttttttttttttttaattgtgttcttCTCAACTTCAGAGGGAGTACTGGAAAGTTAATGTGGAAAAGGATGTAGAATTTAGGATTTGAGTACTAGTGGAAGAGACACTGAAAGATCCACAGGGACATCTGATCTAACCCTGCCCCCTCATTGTTAACTGAGGAAACATTTAAGAGTTTAAgaggcttgcccaaggtcatagattGCTGTTAGTTTCAGCAAAGAGATTTGCTGTCTCCATGAATGACTTTACCAGAATACTGTTTGTACAGTGTTATTAACATTAAGGATCTGGCTTGAGGTGAGtggattgtaaaaaaaaaaacaacaagtaaatgcattttaaaaaaacgtGTCCTCTGCTCTGTGCCATTGATAACCCAGCGTGGGTGAGATAGGCAGATAAGAGCAAATTGTGGTCTACAGGGTAAGTACTGAAATAGATGAGTATTCAGAGTCACCGTGGCATGTGTGCAAGAAAGGTTCCAAATATAATGGCTGTCACAAATGAAAGGAGTGAAAGATGCCAAGGAGTGGGAGTGATAAGCAGACCGATTCCAGCTAAGAGAGAATTAATTGTGAAAAACTGGGCtataagaggaagaaggaaggagtgagTGAAGAAAGCTTTGGCGAAGTTCTCAAAGATCTCGATGTCCATGTATTAACAGGAGCCTATcagagcatttttaaaagctttatgatctaggggcgcctgggtggctcagtcgttaggcgtctgccttcggctcaggtcatgatcccagggtcctgggatcgagccccgcatcgggctccctgcttggcgggaagcctgcttctccctttcccactccccctgctcgtgttccctctctcgctgtgtgtctctctgtcaaataaataaataaaaatcttaaaaaaaaaaaaaaaaaagctttatgatCTAGTTAAATTGTCCCGGTGGGACAGATACCTTTGGGAGTATTTGTGTTAGCTAGCAGTGTGTagaagacagcgagagagacctGATGCACTGGCAGAGACAGAAGAAATACTGGTCgattcagagagaaaagaagtgaATTGAGAGTAGGGGAGTGATTATTGTATGTCCCCCTGCATATCGTCTGAAAGGACATTTTTATAtgaagctgctttttttttccttaaagttgaACATACTGAGTGATCTCAGGGCTGACAGTAAAACCAGAGCTACCTACTCACCTTTTGAGTcgtttctttccatttctgtattCCTTGAGCACAACCTAGTGTAAAATCCCTTGTAAGATTCTCTTATCACTGTCATCCGTTTtagtggttctcagagtgtggtcttCTGAACGGTGGCAGCAGCAACACCTggggacttgttagaaatgctaattcttgggccccacctgAGACCTACTGGGTGGGACTCTCTGGCGGTGGGGCCTAGCCATTTGTATTTTAACAAACCTTCCACGTGATTCTGATGAATGCTGTAGATGCTTGAGTTTGAGAACCAGTGTTCTACAGAGATGGTGTTCCTTACATGCCCTAAAGTATTCTTGCGTTTTTGCCGTGTCTGGTTCCAGTCCACATTGGGACCAAGCGCCTCTGTTAGCTGGGACCCCGAGAGGTGGTGCAAGAGTGGGATCCATAGCTTCTGTTACAGGGACTAATGGCGGAGGATCATCAGGGTGGATGAAGGGGCCAAAACACTGAAAGAGCCACAgcagtttcattcatctgttaGACTCTGAAGGAGTAGAGCTGAGAGTGATGTAAAAGGTGACTCCCAATTCCGAGTTTGCTTAACTTAAATGAGAGTCCTTTGGGGAGTGCACTTTGTGGAGTTGGGACCATTGCGGTTTTTCTATCCTTGTTTCTTTCTGTCCTGGCTCTAGCTGCATCCTACACCGATAGCTCTGATGATGAGGTTTCCCCCCGAGAGAAACAGCAAACCAACTCCAAGGGCAGCAGCAATTTCTGTGTGAAGAACATCAAGCAGGCAGAATTTGGACGCCGGGAGATTGAGATTGCAGAGCAAGGTAAAGAAAGGGAGTGGGTAGGGGACCAGAAGCAACCCACTTGCTGGTCATGAGGATCCACAGACAGCTTTACACTTGAAAGCTAACTTGAAAGTCGCCTCGAAAAATTCAGCACTCTGGACTCTTGTATAAGCACATCTCTCTGTGTGCAGCTTGAGCCTCAGGGTTCTGTTCTCCTTGCTTCCTGTTCTCAGCACGTAGTAATGACACAGAGTAGTTTCTGTTTTCCTCCCCCATGACACCATATTTGGAGATCTCCTTGTGGAGTCAGCAAGTCCCGGATCACTACATGGTGGTTAGGTCTGCGGGATTCTACCAGAGCTGCCAATCTCAGAGACCCACATTTCCCAGAAGCAGCAGATGTGGGAGGGTTTTCAGCTAAGGATGTGGTGACCAGGGTCTCTTTGGTCTTTGGTCCTTAGCACCCTCTGCTGGAGCAAGAGTGAAAGTGACTGACAGTCTGTTAGATCTTGgtttccccacccaccccactcctgATAAGGTCTTTTTACTCTTATTACTTTCACACTGAAGGCGTGCTCTCTACTGGGGGGAAGTACGGAAACCAAACAGACTGACAGAATGGGGTTAGGCACTATAGAAAAAGCAGCAAGTGCTCTTCTGCTGAGGGTGAAGTCTTCCTTCCTGGTTTGATGATTATATAGAGGAGTCCATTAGCCAATGCCATAAccacttccctctcctccctagtGAATAATAAGACTTCCCCCTCCATTTTGACCACATGTGAGAATTTACTTCATTCTCCATTCAGTCCTCTGCATAGAAGGCTGAAATGGTGGAGGAAGAGAGACATTTCCAAGTCATTGGATGACAACTCCCCAACTGCCTTTCTGCTGTTGAAGCCGCCAGTCATCATGGAAATTTGCTTAGAGTGTTTCTACCTTATCTTGTAGTATCTCAACAGATCCAGACCACCCCTAGATGTTGCTGGGGCAGAAATTGATAATACTGCTAGTGCAGACCTAGCTCAAATCCTCTGTTCTTTCACAGACATGTCTGCTCTGATTTCACTCAGGAAACGTGCTCAGGGGGAGAAGCCCTTGGCTGGTGCTAAAATAGTGGGCTGTACACACATCACAGCCCAGACAGCGGTGAGTTTGTTGGGAGACACAAGAGGGACTTCAgatgaggggagaaaagaaatttgttttttcttgcttttccttcccTATCTATCCAGTCTCCAAATGCTAATGACTATTAGGTGGGACCTCCTATTACACAGGAATGGGGTTTTCTACTCTGTGTGGATAGCTATAACCTATGTTTAACAGACCTGATTCGGGGAGGTCTAGATCTGCAAAAATATGACTGTTAATGAAGATGTTAAGACTTTTAGGAACACATCTTCTGGGTAAAGTTAGATACCAGTAGGCTACCTCGCAGGACCATATCCTCTTGTAACTTCCCAGTGTAGCACTAGTTGCCGCAGAGTTGCTGGGTATTGTCCTCTTGTGTGCCGCTCCTACCTGGCCCTCCTCTATCTCACCCTGTCTTCCTGAATGTCTATCTAGGTGTTGATTGAGACACTCTGTGCCCTGGGGGCTCAGTGCCGCTGGTCTGCTTGCAACATCTACTCCACTCAGAATGAAGTGGCTGCAGCCCTGGCTGAGGCTGGTAAGTTTAGCTTTTTTCACCAACTTTGccttaaaataattatctaaatAGAATATTTTGGATCTAAATTGTCTTTACAGTTACACGTATGTCTAGGGGCTGTAAGACATGGAGGGTAGTAAGAATAGCCACAGGAAGAAAATGGGTAATAAAATGAAGGTCCATATCCCTGATGAAATATCATATGGTCATTAAGAATGACCTTTGAAAAGAATTATAAACACATGGGGAGATGCTTAATTCTAATGGTAAGTGAACGAGGAGGAGTATTAAACTGTGTGAGGTATATGAGTTCAGCTGGTCTCTTCTCACCAAAAGCTCATCACTtttgagggaacacaagaagTGCCTTCTAGATTGGTAGCTCATTAGATATTGCATTGAAAATACATGGACTACTTATAAGTTTAGTTTAGGTTGAAACGGTTTTTGTTGTAAAAATATTCAGAGGAAAATCACCGTGAAGTTTCTGAAGGACTTACCATGTCCCTGGGATCCTCAGAGAGCAACTTTAtaatacttttgttttccttgttcttgTGTTTATTGCAGAAAATTTAGGAGTTtccagaataataataataatcctactTCACAGGGataatattttacacatttttccttttttctattcaCTTTTTCACAGAGATAAATAAATCTCAATATACAATTGATAACCTAAAACATAACATTTTCAGAAGGAGTTTTCCATATCACTGAAAACTTCTTGAAAGCATCATTTGTAATAATCACGGCCACGTGATTTTACTTCACTGTTTTACTCACATTGAACATTTCGGTTGTTTCAAGATTCTTGCTAATACAAATAATGTTCTAGTGAACAACtttattttggtttccatttcattttatctcctgAGGTAGAGTTCCAAGTATAAAATTGGCCAAagagaataacattttaaaattccaaaatatttttaaaaataaaaatctcttaaatttGTTACCGATTTCTGAACTACAGGTGCCATTTTGACTTTTTGCCCTTTCGAAGTTGTTTCCGTTCCATCATAGTTTCTGTAGCCTTTTTCTCTTCACATGGATCTCAGGAAGTGGTATTGGGATAGCAAACTCCCAGAAGGAGGAATCAGCTGGTCTGTTCCCATCCTACAGGAGTTGCAGTGTTTGCCTGGAAGGGCGAGTCGGAAGATGACTTCTGGTGGTGTATTGACCGCTGTGTGAACATGGATGGTTGGCAAGCTAACATGGTAATGATGTATATTCATCCTACACTTTGACCATagatttgtttcccttttttcccctcaaagcaTGGTTCCCTAAATATGTTTTGGATGTATGTTCTGATATACTTACTTTGTTGCCAAAGTGTTTGGCTGATACCTGTTCAGAATGGGTCTGAGTACTGAATGGAAAGGTGGGGGAAGGGTAAGACTAAAGTGAACACATGTGGCTCAAACACAGCAGAGTGAAATAGAAAGGAATAATGTGCTTCCTCTTTGGGGTAGAATTCtggtttctctccttcctgccccagctcTCCTTTTGCATCCCACGGAGCTATATATTTCAAGACTCTAGACTAAAAACGAGTCTGTGATTAGCCTCATACTCTTCACTATAGCCAAGAACAAACTTAGGAATCCTTTTAACCATTCTACACCAACAGATTTGACTGTGTTTCCACTGTCTAAACCTGCTCTAAGGAGCTCTGAGGAGTGCTCTTCCAAAACATACAGGGCTCTCTTACTAGTACAGAAAGTGGGTTCAAAGTTCCCCCCAGCTCTAGCAGCCTGAATGCCCATAGAAGTCTTCTGGCTGTTCTATAGATCCTGGATGATGGGGGAGACTTAACCCACTGGGTTTATAAGAAGTATCCAAACGTGTTTAAGAAGATCCGAGGCATTGTGGAAGAGAGCGTGACTGGTGTTCACAGGTAACAGATTCTGGAGTAGCTGCCCCTTGTGTCCTTGCCTCAGCAAACTCTCCTGCTCTCCGTTAGGCTCGAGGGCTGTGTTTCAGACTTGTAACTAAATGGGAATACCTTCATTAGATAAAACCTTCTCTGTGTTTACTTCTGAAGAATCCAGGAGATCCTAAAAGGAAGTTATCTCAGGTTCTAGttcacacatttttctttcccacttatTCCACTGTGAGTCTCAACCAGTGTTGGGAGGTGTAGGAATGAATATATCTGGAAAAACTGTattcaatattgtattataattttatatttgaaatatgaaaaaaaaatcctgttgtaAAACTATACATCATACACACCACAAAAAGTAAAACTGGGCAAAATATTCTTGGCTTGTCAAAAACCCTGAAAGATCTCTCTCTGAAAGAGTGTTTCTCAGTTGGGGGCACACtgcacatgctcacacatgcacacataggGAACCGAAGCAGAGTTATTGATAATCTTTGTTTGTCAGAAGTAggcatgtttgatttttttttaattgagaaaatgcTGGTCTAAGGAAATACATCCCCTTTTATGGAAGAGAAGTCCATTTCTTCTgttgagagggtttttttttttttttttttttttcccctctccaagAAAAGGGCGGGGGCCCagggggagagaaaatgaaaagaggtgAGGAGGGATGACAAGGAAATGACCTTGTTTACTAATATCCTTGGGCAGTAAATACAGCTGGGGTGGGCAGCATGGAGCTCGCAGAGAATTAGGCAGATTTCACCAGGTAGTATGTTTTACCAGCtaactttggttttgtttgtttttgtggcttCTTCTCCCTTTAGGCTGTATCAGCTCTCCAAAGCTGGGAAGCTCTGTGTTCCAGCCATGAATGTCAATGACTCTGTTACCAAACAGAAGTTTGACAACTTGTACTGCTGCCGAGAGTCTATTTTGGATGGGTAGGTTGAAATGTATAGATACTTAAACTTCTAAGGGGACAGGTTTGGGTTGGGTTGCAGTGTTAGTCTGATATCACGCCAGTCTTGTCTCATGGTCTTCCTTTGCCACTAAAGGTTCGTTAGAGGGGTTCATGTCATACTGAGCCCAGCCAGCTACCAGCTGGAGTTCTCGTGGGGCATTGCCTCACACTTTGCTTTTGTGCAGAGGGACTGTGTTTGGGCTAATAATGTTTAAGTTGAGCCCTTATCTGTTTTCCACAGCCTGAAGAGGACCACAGATGTGATGTTTGGTGGGAAACAAGTGGTGGTGTGTGGCTATGGTGAGGTAAATAGCTGGGCCTCAGTGTGTCTTTTTGTAGACTTACTAGAAATGTTGAGTGAAGGAGATCTGTGCTGTCAGTGTGGTCACTGATGTGGGGTTAAAATATGCTTTGAGATAATGGATCTCAATAACAAAAGTGCTTTATTCAGATTTATgaatagagaaatacaaaatcaatTGAGTTCTCAGATCTCACCACACTATTTTGTGGAATGGCATGTTGGCATCATCCACCCTTTCCCCCACCGTAACAGTTACCTTTTATGAGACTTACTTCAAGTGAATATGTAGCATTTTAGCCACATAAGTGACTTGGTATTAGAGCGAAGGGTGGGATCCGAAGTGGTATGTAGTTATCTCAAACCTAGACTAGGTGAAGGAGATTGTGTTGTCATCAGTGACCCATGATGGTTCCTGAACTACTGGGCTATCCTTGAGTTAGATGCATCTCAAATGGGAGTTAATGAGGTTTTTCTGGAATAAGCTATGAGAAGTTACAATTGCTCTTCCTTGGTCTTGTTTTCCTAATGGTAACACTTATTTGATCTCCGCATTTCTTTTACCATCCCAAGCCCCAGCCCTTGCTATGAAATATGAATGTCTGCTAAATCACCTCTCTGACTGAGGGTTACAGCATAATCTGGATCTGTTTAAGCTCTGCTTGGTTTGGAGCATCCCTGCAAGGGCTCACTAGAGGATTGGTGATTTCAGGGTGGTTAATTCCCATCTCCCGAAGAGCCTACCTGCCCTAGTACCCGTGCCTTAATGGACCTGACACCCCTACTTCTTTCTTCTGCTCTGCAGGTGGGGAAGGGCTGCTGTGCTGCTCTCAAGGCCCTTGGAGCCATTGTCTACATCACAGAAATCGACCCCATCTGTGCTCTGCAGGCCTGGTAAGATTGTGTTTCTGAGAGTTTACGATTGATTATATTAATCATTCCTTGCAGGAATCtctcaaaggaagagaaagctaTGAGGATGGCTCTGTTCCCTCCACTGTAACCCCAGGGCACGCCTAGAGCTTCTTGGCATTCCCCTTCCTGAATGGAATCTCGGATAGTCCGAGAGGCCAGTGTGTAGTGTAGCACAGCTTGTCACTTACTCCTGTAAGGTAGCACTGGACCTGACTTCAGAAGGGAATTTAGCAAGTCTCATTTTGTGACCAGCTTCTGTCCCACAGTCTCCTTGCTTTGCTCATcttgttccttccttttcttccagcATGGATGGGTTCAGGGTGGTAAAGCTAAATGAAGTCATCCGGCAAGTTGATGTCGTAATAACTTGCACGGGTAAGTATCAGTGCTTTGGTGTACGTGGAGGACTGGTAACTCTCAGGCCAAACCTTGAAAGTGGTCTGACTTTCAGATAAAGTAGGTGAGACCTTGTGCTTGGTGGAAAAGTCCCAGAACCAGAATAAGCTATCAGAACCTTAACATGTTTTCCAGAACCAAGAGCCTTTTCACCTGATGGTTGTTTATACTGTTGAATCTTAAAACCAGATCACTGAGCCTAAAGAGCTGTTACGCAGTGTACTCGTTTCTCACAAAGGTTGCATGCCCTTTAATGCAGCAGACCTCCTCTTTCCCATGTTCTCACTGGAAGCCAGTCGATACCTTTGTTCCCCAGCATCTTTCCTCGGCTATTCTTGTTTACCTTTAGGAAATAAGAATGTAGTGACACGGGAGCATTTGGACCGCATGAAAAACAGCTGTATCGTATGCAATATGGGCCACTCCAACACGGAAATTGATGTGGTAAGTTTTCCCTCGTTGATTTGCTGCAGGGCCTTTTTCCCCTCCTGTGATAGCCACCGTCAACTGTGCCGTCTTCCTTTCAGACCAGCCTGCGCACTCCAGAGCTGACATGGGAGCGCGTGCGTTCTCAGGTGGACCATGTCATCTGGCCAGATGGCAAACGTGTCGTCCTCCTGGCAGAGGTACGCACACGGGAGGGCAGTGTCGTTAGATCCATGgcggaggggggaggtggggaaaaaGCATTAGGCCCACGTTTCCCTGAACTCCATCTTTGGATAGACATATAGTTCTTAAACTTTCTGGTCCCTAAAGTAGAaccactcaaaaaacaaaaaatctaccTTTTTCCAAGTAACACACTATTTCTTTACCCCAGCGGCTGCTTTAGCTTGTCATACTCACATGGGCTTACAGGAAATAAGATACAATCTAGAGTCCTGATCTGGAACTGTAATTCTTTTTCTACCAACTGAGTCCTGTCCTGCATTTGCTTTGCTTGTATGACACTGGAATCAGACGGAGGGGGGAGCACAGCTCATCCCAGGGCTCTCTTACCTTTTCAGGGTCGTCTGCTCAACCTGAGCTGCTCCACAGTTCCCACCTTTGTTCTGTCCATCACAGCTACAACACAGGTATGTGACCAAatgcctgcttctcctgccctgATATTAGTGGAACCGGGCCTTGGTCAGAGTTCAGTGAGACTGTGCCCTGCTATGTTCTTTTCAACTGGTTTCAGGTCACGGGTGTTCAAGATGGGCCTTCTTGAGTGTAGAAAAGAGTAGTCAGTCAAGCAGAGTCAGTGTTGTGTCCCTTTGAGTTGGCTGTGTTAGTTGAGAATGTAGGGTTCCAGCTTAGTTGTATTTAGTCTGCTCTTTTATTAGGAACTAAACAATAGCAGCAGCAAATTCTCTTACGATGTGTGGTGGTGTTTATTGCAGGCCAAGCCCTGGGAGCTGTCCCTATGATAGATCACTATAGTACCTACCCCAAGACCCTGTTagatctagttttatttttatgtccctGTCTAAGAAGGGTTTTTGTGTCTTCTGATCCTCTTTTCCCAACCTAGGCTTTGGCACTGATAGAACTCTATAATGCACCCGAGGGACGATACAAACAAGACGTATACCTGCTTCCTAAGAAAATGGGTGAGCGAGAAACAGTAGGAACCTGTATTGATCCCCAGTCTTTTGCATGATTTGGTAAAATGATTATCATTGAAATGAAAGTATTGGATTTAGAGTCAAGAGTTCTAATCTGCATCCTAGCATTTCGTGGTTTCTGGACCTCAGGACAAATTCTAATGAGCCTCAGTATCTTTATCAATAATGTGAGAGTAATATTTACATACATTGCAGAATTGTAGTAAGAATTAGAGCTAATGAGTAAACGTGCTTAGCACAGTGGATTAGGGTAGATACTCTTATTCTTAGTAGCCATATGGAGTTTAGTAAACTTCCCACCACCAGTGACTACAGCCTGGGACCGAGAcgagagaaacagaaacagatctAGGTTTTATCATCCATCCTCTGTCTATAAATATGCAAACTCCTGATATTCTGGGGGACAGCTGTGTTTTGTTCCTGTGGCGTAATACATCATCTCTGGTTCTTTCCCTTTTTGAATAGTGGCACCCACCTCCCATCTATAATTGGTCAGCCCCTGACCCCTTAATTAAAGCTGAAAGACTTCTCACTCTCATCTCCTCCAACAGCTTACCTCagattattgttgtttttttctttaattcatacTCATAAAAGTAAAACCCAGGAAGTATCTATGAAAGAGTAATAAATTTGTACCAGCTGCCTTAGAAATCCATGAACCTAAGATTTGAGGTCTTTATGGATGTtattctaaataaatctttttttctaatttgtttttattgttatgttaatcaccatacattacatcattagtttttgatgtactgttccatgattcattgtttgtgcataaaacccagtgctccacgcagaactgtgccctctttaatacccatcaccagcctaacccatcccccctaaataaatcttaatgacACAAAGCTCTTTTGAGCTATTGGTGTCTACTTTGTTTCATAGTTTGTAATTCATTTAAGGAAGTTGCTGCAGGAAGGTGAGAGTCATACATAGCATGTTGGCCACTGGGGTAAAGCCATAAGCTTGGCTGGAGAATGATGGGGAGGTACAAGTCCACCTCATTTTGTCACCCTGGCAGATGGCTTTCTACATGCATTCTGCTTGTACAGAGAGAAGTACCCTGCCAGAGGGGCAACTTTGAGGGTTCTTTAAGCAATTATTTCGAGTTATAGATGCTTTCACAGTTATTCCATTCCTTGTCCTTTTTCTCGAAAAGCTTCGGAGGAAAATAGGGGGAGGTTGTGCCCTGAGAGGCAGATTGAAATGGAGTCTGCTCCCCTGCCACTGTGTTCTTCCTAGATGAGTACGTGGCCAGCTTGCACCTGCCATCATTTGATGCCCACCTGACAGAGCTGACAGATGACCAAGCAAAATATCTGGGACTCAACAAAAATGGGCCATTCAAACCCAATTATTACAGGTAACTTGGGGGGAAAACAAGTGAGAAGCTCTTTTACCCAATATTAAACAAGTATGCTAGCCAGCTTTCTTAAATAAAGTGGTGTGCCTGATTTTGAAGAGTACAAGAAATCTTCTCCAGACTAACAAGATAGGCAGAGAAATTGTATATCTAGTAATAGATGTAAAGGAGTAAGGGTTTTCTAGAATTCTGAAGCTTGGGCctcacccccagagattctgatacAATTGGTCTGGCATGGGCCCAGACTTACTTTGTAAAAGCTCCCTAGATTAATGTATAGGCcgggttgaaaaccactggtttaTATTATTAGGAAGCAGGAAATGAAACCAGAGATGTCATTGCCAGAAACCCTGTGGAAGCACAGGGAAGAATGATCCGTGGGGAATGGCTGTAGGGAACCCcaactggggctggggagggatcCTGGGGAGTGTcctctgtttctgatttttctctgtggGATCTCTCATGTGGAAGACCCAAGTGCTAACCAACCAGTCTCTTTCTTTACAGATACTAATGGACCATATTACCAAGGACCAGTCCACATGAACCACACAActctaaaaagaaatcttttttaagataacttttattttcttcttactcctttcctgttgatttttttttctataatttcttcttttctttttttttttcatctcattgTCCAAGTTCTGCAGACCACACAGGAACTTGCTTCATGGCTCTTTAGATGAAACTGAGGTTCAAGGTTCCTCACCCTAGTCACTAAAGAAGGATTTTACTCTCCCAGCCCAGAAAGgtgattctttctttcccatttctggGGACTTTAGTCTTAATTGGGTACCTTATTAACAGGAAATGCTAAGGTACCTTCTTTGTTGAACAATCTGCAATGTCTAAATTGCCTTAAAAGAGCCCATTTCTTAGCTGCTGAAATCAGTGCTCTTCACTTTGTCAGAGGAGCAGGGATGGTACCCACTAGCCAGGTAGGTTAGATGTTAGGTGGCGCATGCTCATTTCTCCAGGTGTTCCAAGCCCTGTTTCTTGTGTGAAGGTGGTGTGTCCGGTTCAGAGATGTGTACTGTTAAGATCCAGTTGGTCCACTTGGATTTAGTACAGCCCTTCCTCCACTCCCACCAGACCTTCTCATTTTTCGAGTTTTTAACCAGACTGCACTCTACTAAGTTTAATTTTGTCCCCTAGCATTGATTTCCGttgtacaaaaaaggaaaaaaaaaaagtaagaaaaatgtttaGTGTTAACACTGAGGAACTGCTTGGGTGATTAGTTGTTACCGGTTTCTCTTTTGAACCTTTGGAGCTGAGAGTGCAGAATTGAGTCTGGAGAAATGCTGGCCTCAAACTCATCATAAGTCCCTCTGTCTCTAGCCCATAATGTATAGCATCAGTGAACTGGGGCCATAATGGCAAGTTCTGTCAGCTCTGCCCCATATAGCTTGTGCTGAAGGCGAATTTCTTGAGCCATTATTCAGTCTAAAACACTGAGCTCTATCTTTAGGATTTATCCTTTAAGAGCAAATTTCTGGTCAGCTGTGCTTCTGcaacctaaaatatttaaagggagGTAGATGTGGATGAGAGGAGAAGAGTAAATTGGGCAGGGTGAGGGAAATGTAGTTCCGTATAACTGGTCTGGGACTTTCGGCCCCATGTATAACGTTAGTTTTACAGAAGTGGTACCTCTTTTAATTGACATGTGTCACAAAAAGTTTATGAACCAAGATCTTAAAGGGCAGTTTGTGCACAGAGAAGGTAATCAGTGCGTCCTGGCTCATGCTCGGAAAGAATCCCTAGAAAGGCCCTCAAAGATTGGAGAGGTGTATTCCCATGCCATGCACCCTGCTTACCAGCATTTCTGCATGGTCCGGTGAGCTTTATGCTCATGAGCTTTAAGTATGTAATTATGCAGGATTCTAAATCCTCAACTTGTTCTAGCTGGCGATCCTTCAAAGTTGGGTCAGGCATTAGTGCTAGGTACTAGCAATGTTCATTTCTCTGTTGCCATCGATCGGAGAGACAAGACGTTAAAAACAGTAATATAAGAAAGGAAAGCTTTCACTCTGCAGCCTTCTAGCAGAGTCTTGccaaaacatttttccttttcctctcctggttctcccccacccagccccttccTGCTCCTTTTCAGTGTGACCATGCTTTCTTCTCTGTAGATGCTAACAGTTCAGGCCCTTTTCCCCAGGGCGCTGAACCAGCCAATCAGAACACCCCATCCTTGAGGGGCAGTAACCTGGCCAACAGTGGTATCCGTCGTGTCAGCTCTG is from Zalophus californianus isolate mZalCal1 chromosome 4, mZalCal1.pri.v2, whole genome shotgun sequence and encodes:
- the AHCYL1 gene encoding S-adenosylhomocysteine hydrolase-like protein 1 isoform X1, which translates into the protein MSMPDAMPLPGVGEELKQAKEIEDAEKYSFMATVTKAPKKQIQFADDMQEFTKFPTKTGRRSLSRSISQSSTDSYSSAASYTDSSDDEVSPREKQQTNSKGSSNFCVKNIKQAEFGRREIEIAEQDMSALISLRKRAQGEKPLAGAKIVGCTHITAQTAVLIETLCALGAQCRWSACNIYSTQNEVAAALAEAGVAVFAWKGESEDDFWWCIDRCVNMDGWQANMILDDGGDLTHWVYKKYPNVFKKIRGIVEESVTGVHRLYQLSKAGKLCVPAMNVNDSVTKQKFDNLYCCRESILDGLKRTTDVMFGGKQVVVCGYGEVGKGCCAALKALGAIVYITEIDPICALQACMDGFRVVKLNEVIRQVDVVITCTGNKNVVTREHLDRMKNSCIVCNMGHSNTEIDVTSLRTPELTWERVRSQVDHVIWPDGKRVVLLAEGRLLNLSCSTVPTFVLSITATTQALALIELYNAPEGRYKQDVYLLPKKMDEYVASLHLPSFDAHLTELTDDQAKYLGLNKNGPFKPNYYRY
- the AHCYL1 gene encoding S-adenosylhomocysteine hydrolase-like protein 1 isoform X2 is translated as MSMPDAMPLPGVGEELKQAKEIEDAEKYSFMATVTKAPKKQIQFADDMQEFTKFPTKTGRRSLSRSISQSSTDSYSSAASYTDSSDDEVSPREKQQTNSKGSSNFCVKNIKQAEFGRREIEIAEQDMSALISLRKRAQGEKPLAGAKIVGCTHITAQTAVLIETLCALGAQCRWSACNIYSTQNEVAAALAEAGVAVFAWKGESEDDFWWCIDRCVNMDGWQANMILDDGGDLTHWVYKKYPNVFKKIRGIVEESVTGVHRLYQLSKAGKLCVPAMNVNDSVTKQKFDNLYCCRESILDGLKRTTDVMFGGKQVVVCGYGEVGKGCCAALKALGAIVYITEIDPICALQACMDGFRVVKLNEVIRQVDVVITCTGNKNVVTREHLDRMKNSCIVCNMGHSNTEIDVTSLRTPELTWERVRSQVDHVIWPDGKRVVLLAEGRLLNLSCSTVPTFVLSITATTQALALIELYNAPEGRYKQDVYLLPKKMDEYVASLHLPSFDAHLTELTDDQAKYLGLNKNGPFKPNYYR
- the AHCYL1 gene encoding S-adenosylhomocysteine hydrolase-like protein 1 isoform X3 — its product is MQEFTKFPTKTGRRSLSRSISQSSTDSYSSAASYTDSSDDEVSPREKQQTNSKGSSNFCVKNIKQAEFGRREIEIAEQDMSALISLRKRAQGEKPLAGAKIVGCTHITAQTAVLIETLCALGAQCRWSACNIYSTQNEVAAALAEAGVAVFAWKGESEDDFWWCIDRCVNMDGWQANMILDDGGDLTHWVYKKYPNVFKKIRGIVEESVTGVHRLYQLSKAGKLCVPAMNVNDSVTKQKFDNLYCCRESILDGLKRTTDVMFGGKQVVVCGYGEVGKGCCAALKALGAIVYITEIDPICALQACMDGFRVVKLNEVIRQVDVVITCTGNKNVVTREHLDRMKNSCIVCNMGHSNTEIDVTSLRTPELTWERVRSQVDHVIWPDGKRVVLLAEGRLLNLSCSTVPTFVLSITATTQALALIELYNAPEGRYKQDVYLLPKKMDEYVASLHLPSFDAHLTELTDDQAKYLGLNKNGPFKPNYYRY